In one Leptospira fletcheri genomic region, the following are encoded:
- a CDS encoding GNAT family N-acetyltransferase, whose product MIPSEEKIVFENPYRLHSTMTRIAELSPSETEQAIFFPNPYSSWFERTVLKREIRSQDLELGSLLLPESANKSILLTWNSDPAMEKHIRDAGYTVYESQEGMILTERTILPESKWKGDPSIVVSRIEDEEEIPVWLGIVNDAFGSFDESDLYKRAFRQEVLEFYAVYSKKIMVSTALIFADSDSIGLYSVTTSPEYKNRGFASFLVSEILREYRAEIPVTLQATRAGKSIYERLGFRSLGKFLHWSKLPS is encoded by the coding sequence ATGATCCCTTCCGAGGAAAAAATCGTATTCGAGAATCCTTATAGACTTCATTCTACGATGACCAGGATCGCCGAACTATCCCCTTCGGAGACTGAGCAGGCGATTTTCTTTCCGAATCCGTATTCTTCCTGGTTTGAAAGAACGGTATTAAAAAGGGAGATCCGTTCGCAAGATCTCGAGCTCGGAAGCCTTTTGCTCCCCGAATCCGCGAACAAATCGATTCTTCTGACGTGGAACTCCGATCCGGCTATGGAAAAACACATCCGCGATGCCGGCTATACAGTCTATGAATCCCAAGAGGGAATGATTCTCACGGAGAGAACAATCCTACCCGAATCGAAATGGAAGGGCGATCCTTCGATCGTAGTTTCGCGCATAGAAGACGAGGAAGAAATTCCCGTTTGGCTCGGTATAGTAAACGACGCCTTCGGTTCCTTCGACGAAAGCGATCTGTACAAGAGAGCATTCCGGCAAGAGGTGCTGGAATTTTACGCAGTATATTCGAAAAAAATAATGGTTTCTACCGCGTTAATTTTTGCGGATTCCGATTCCATCGGACTTTATTCCGTGACAACCTCTCCCGAATACAAGAATCGCGGATTTGCCAGTTTTCTAGTGAGCGAGATCTTGCGGGAATATCGTGCGGAAATTCCCGTAACTCTCCAGGCTACTCGTGCAGGTAAGTCTATCTATGAACGTTTGGGTTTCCGCTCGTTGGGAAAATTCCTCCACTGGTCCAAGCTTCCTTCTTAA
- a CDS encoding SDR family NAD(P)-dependent oxidoreductase, with protein MRKQDWKDRFGGAALVTGASGGLGETFARKLAEKGLDLVLVARRKEELERVAQEIRTAHGVRVETVGQDLSQSDAAEKVGAVTDKLNIRIGLLINNAGFGTYGSFDELDPQKESMMVDLNCRAPVTFTSKYLPAMKKRGKGALVYLASIAAYQPTPFFATYGATKAFNLLFGEALWAELRGTGVQVVSLSPGYTKTKFQVNAGYGGTGPFGIWSTPEEVVDQCLRKLGKVPSTVPGFLNRILVSSIRFTPRNVAALVSYWISKPKHA; from the coding sequence ATGAGGAAACAGGATTGGAAAGACAGGTTCGGAGGAGCTGCGCTCGTAACCGGGGCCTCCGGGGGATTGGGGGAGACTTTTGCGAGGAAGCTCGCAGAGAAAGGGTTGGATTTGGTTTTAGTCGCCAGGAGAAAAGAGGAACTGGAAAGAGTCGCCCAGGAAATCCGAACAGCTCATGGAGTAAGAGTGGAAACCGTCGGTCAGGACCTGAGCCAAAGTGATGCGGCGGAAAAAGTCGGCGCAGTTACCGACAAGTTAAACATTCGGATCGGATTGTTGATCAACAATGCGGGATTCGGGACATACGGATCCTTTGACGAATTGGATCCCCAAAAGGAATCGATGATGGTGGATTTGAACTGTCGTGCGCCAGTGACTTTTACATCCAAGTATCTTCCTGCAATGAAAAAGCGGGGGAAAGGCGCTTTGGTATATTTGGCAAGTATCGCAGCTTACCAGCCCACTCCCTTTTTTGCGACTTATGGCGCAACAAAAGCGTTTAATCTTTTATTCGGAGAAGCTCTCTGGGCAGAACTGAGAGGAACCGGTGTTCAGGTGGTTTCACTTTCCCCCGGCTATACAAAAACAAAATTTCAAGTAAATGCGGGTTATGGTGGAACTGGTCCATTCGGCATCTGGTCTACTCCAGAGGAAGTTGTGGATCAGTGTCTGAGAAAATTGGGAAAAGTTCCTTCCACAGTTCCCGGGTTTTTAAATCGGATTCTGGTTAGCTCGATCCGATTCACTCCAAGGAACGTGGCCGCGTTAGTTAGCTATTGGATTAGCAAACCCAAGCATGCATGA
- the murB gene encoding UDP-N-acetylmuramate dehydrogenase yields MKKVSPLAPERIAELKGLLSGKMIPFREEADLSVHCSFKIGGVCPILVEPDSSEQILEALDFFSKLDMPWKILGGGTNLLISDHPDDLVVLRLGGIFKEYEDLGGGRFRIGAATNTTPVFRQISQKGYTGAEFLSTIPGWTGGAVIQNAGCYGGEFFDLIEEVEFLRDGKILKSKPERIAHGYRYTEFLERKDSIILTIEIRLEPGDLNEIENSLKEKRDKRNSSQPKNKKSAGSMFKNPKIYENGAEIKAWQLIDRAGLRGKTIGGAQISPEHCNFIVNTGSAKASEVDALVRIVREKVDKECGIRLDREVEYFGTVP; encoded by the coding sequence CTGAAGAAAGTGTCCCCTTTAGCCCCAGAGAGAATCGCAGAATTGAAAGGACTGCTTTCCGGGAAGATGATTCCTTTCCGGGAAGAAGCGGATCTTTCCGTGCATTGTTCCTTCAAGATCGGAGGGGTTTGCCCGATTTTGGTCGAGCCTGATTCCTCCGAACAAATCCTGGAAGCGTTGGATTTTTTTTCCAAACTTGATATGCCTTGGAAGATTTTGGGTGGGGGAACGAATTTATTGATTTCCGATCATCCCGACGATTTGGTCGTTTTGAGGTTAGGAGGAATTTTTAAGGAATACGAGGATCTCGGTGGAGGAAGATTCAGGATCGGAGCCGCTACGAATACGACGCCGGTTTTTCGTCAAATCTCGCAGAAGGGTTATACCGGAGCGGAGTTTTTAAGCACGATTCCTGGCTGGACGGGAGGAGCGGTGATCCAGAACGCCGGTTGTTACGGAGGGGAATTTTTCGACCTGATTGAGGAGGTCGAATTTCTCCGGGACGGGAAAATCTTAAAAAGCAAGCCTGAACGGATCGCGCACGGATATCGATATACCGAGTTTTTGGAAAGGAAAGATTCGATCATTCTGACGATCGAAATCCGTTTGGAACCCGGAGATTTAAACGAAATCGAAAATTCTTTAAAAGAAAAACGTGATAAACGTAATTCTTCCCAGCCTAAAAATAAGAAAAGCGCCGGATCCATGTTCAAAAACCCCAAGATCTACGAAAACGGCGCGGAGATCAAGGCCTGGCAGCTTATCGATCGGGCGGGACTCAGGGGAAAAACGATCGGAGGAGCGCAGATTTCCCCCGAACATTGCAATTTTATAGTGAATACCGGAAGCGCCAAGGCTAGCGAAGTGGATGCCTTGGTCCGAATCGTACGGGAAAAAGTGGATAAAGAGTGCGGGATCCGGCTGGATCGGGAAGTGGAATATTTTGGAACGGTGCCATAG
- a CDS encoding phosphopantothenoylcysteine decarboxylase yields MEKKDILIAVTGSIAAFRTCELVRNLTKEGYPVTVIMTEHATKFIGPITFEALTGKKVRVDEYEQGMAHIDARNSAAVLAVVPATANIIAKMANGIADDLVTSTYLAANCPVLVAPAMNPNMYLHPSTQRNLRQLESDGVKILDPQSGVVVCGDEGYGKLADVSVIQSRILEEYLKLS; encoded by the coding sequence ATGGAAAAAAAGGACATTCTGATCGCCGTAACCGGAAGCATAGCGGCTTTTCGTACCTGCGAGCTCGTCCGCAACCTGACTAAGGAAGGGTATCCTGTCACGGTCATCATGACGGAGCATGCCACTAAATTCATAGGCCCGATTACTTTCGAAGCTCTTACGGGCAAGAAGGTCAGAGTGGACGAGTACGAGCAGGGAATGGCTCATATAGATGCGCGGAATTCCGCCGCCGTCCTTGCCGTGGTGCCGGCTACTGCGAACATCATTGCAAAGATGGCCAACGGAATTGCGGACGATCTTGTAACTTCCACATATCTTGCCGCGAATTGTCCTGTATTGGTCGCCCCCGCTATGAATCCGAATATGTATCTGCATCCGAGCACACAGAGAAATCTGAGGCAATTGGAATCGGACGGCGTAAAGATTCTGGATCCGCAATCCGGAGTCGTGGTTTGCGGCGACGAAGGATACGGTAAATTAGCGGATGTCTCGGTGATCCAATCTAGGATCCTAGAAGAATATTTAAAATTATCTTAA
- a CDS encoding TetR/AcrR family transcriptional regulator — translation MAVRDPEDKKERILSTALLLFTEKGFAATPMPELAKEAGIGAGTIYRYYKSKEELVNELYRLWKLKFNEALKSGYPFRASAKEKFFHLWKALGGFYRQYPKSFEFLELHSHSPYLDEESRRITAETMEYLAAFLEDAKSKGDVRTELGSMELVSLCYGAFVGMVKLSKSGLVKFDDDALLHAGEILWKGISA, via the coding sequence ATGGCGGTGAGAGACCCCGAGGACAAAAAAGAAAGAATCTTAAGTACCGCATTACTTCTCTTTACCGAAAAAGGTTTTGCCGCGACTCCCATGCCGGAGCTGGCAAAAGAAGCAGGGATCGGGGCGGGAACGATCTATCGGTATTATAAAAGTAAAGAAGAACTGGTTAACGAATTATACCGTCTTTGGAAATTAAAATTCAACGAAGCTTTGAAGAGCGGTTATCCGTTCCGAGCGTCGGCCAAAGAGAAGTTTTTCCATCTCTGGAAAGCTCTGGGCGGATTCTATCGACAATACCCTAAGTCTTTCGAATTTTTGGAACTCCATTCCCATTCTCCGTATTTGGACGAAGAGAGTAGAAGAATCACGGCCGAAACGATGGAATATCTAGCGGCGTTTTTAGAGGACGCCAAATCCAAAGGGGATGTTCGGACCGAGTTGGGCTCTATGGAGCTCGTCTCCCTATGCTACGGAGCGTTTGTCGGAATGGTGAAACTTTCCAAAAGCGGACTCGTGAAATTCGACGATGACGCATTGTTACATGCCGGAGAGATCCTTTGGAAAGGGATCTCGGCCTGA
- a CDS encoding hemolysin family protein, translating into MDVVGFFVILILIFANGFFVSAEFALVSVRPSRLEEMIRDNRPLAHLTKKAASKLNDMLSVCQVGITIASLLLGWVGEGYLSRWTELIFRFAGYPASDLTVHGISVAISFALITFLHILLGELLPKTVAIQKTEQIALMTSVPIFFFYYLFYPITFFLNSMTSLILKVIGFKGDAHRIIHSPEELMILIQEQNRQGTIDKEEFQIIQNTFQFSEHLAKDVMTHRLSIVGVPTDMSMEGVLSVIAEHHFSRYPVYEGTTDKIVGIIHVQAFLAWLSSSKRNKKSKVTNIMQTPVFVPESMSIEKVLQKLRSKNQHMAIVIDEYGGVAGLMTLEDIIEEVFGQIRDETDDHETDPVPSDIPDAFDIDGETELDELKEILTGIEEESLSDIRTIAGFILDKLEDMPKEGTEVAIPEGKLRVEKMDGNKIMTVRFTRQSEPSSQSSSFAI; encoded by the coding sequence ATGGACGTGGTCGGCTTTTTCGTAATTTTGATCCTTATTTTTGCGAACGGCTTTTTCGTGTCCGCGGAATTCGCGCTTGTTTCCGTTCGTCCGTCCCGCTTGGAAGAGATGATCCGAGACAACCGGCCATTGGCCCATTTGACCAAGAAAGCGGCTAGCAAGCTGAATGACATGCTTTCCGTCTGCCAGGTGGGAATCACGATCGCGAGTCTTCTGCTCGGTTGGGTAGGAGAAGGTTATCTTTCCAGATGGACCGAATTGATTTTCCGATTTGCCGGATACCCCGCTTCCGACCTTACGGTCCACGGGATCTCTGTCGCAATATCTTTTGCATTAATCACGTTTTTGCACATTCTTCTCGGGGAACTGCTTCCAAAAACCGTCGCAATTCAAAAGACGGAACAGATTGCGCTCATGACCAGCGTGCCGATCTTTTTCTTTTACTATCTGTTCTATCCCATTACGTTTTTCTTGAATAGTATGACTTCCTTGATTCTGAAGGTGATCGGCTTTAAGGGAGACGCCCATCGAATCATTCATTCGCCGGAAGAATTGATGATTCTTATCCAAGAACAGAACCGTCAAGGAACGATAGATAAGGAAGAATTCCAGATCATCCAAAATACATTCCAATTTTCGGAACATTTGGCGAAAGATGTGATGACCCACAGGTTGAGTATCGTAGGGGTTCCTACCGATATGTCCATGGAAGGTGTCCTTTCCGTCATTGCGGAACATCATTTTTCCAGATATCCCGTTTACGAAGGAACAACGGATAAGATCGTCGGGATCATACACGTTCAGGCATTTCTAGCCTGGCTTTCCTCTTCGAAACGGAACAAGAAGTCGAAGGTCACGAACATTATGCAGACTCCTGTATTCGTCCCGGAGAGCATGTCCATCGAAAAGGTTCTGCAAAAATTACGGAGCAAGAATCAACACATGGCCATCGTGATCGATGAATACGGCGGTGTAGCGGGGCTCATGACGCTTGAAGATATTATCGAAGAAGTGTTCGGACAGATCAGGGATGAAACCGACGATCACGAGACGGATCCTGTACCCAGCGACATCCCGGACGCCTTCGATATAGACGGGGAAACTGAGCTGGACGAATTGAAGGAAATCCTGACGGGAATCGAGGAAGAAAGTCTGAGCGATATCAGAACCATCGCGGGTTTCATTCTGGACAAGCTGGAAGACATGCCTAAGGAAGGTACCGAGGTCGCGATTCCGGAAGGCAAATTGCGGGTCGAAAAAATGGACGGAAATAAGATCATGACAGTCCGCTTTACCCGCCAATCCGAACCGTCTTCCCAATCTTCCTCCTTCGCTATTTAG
- a CDS encoding phosphopantothenoylcysteine decarboxylase, whose amino-acid sequence MEIVKIIVSSGPTREWIDPVRFISNASSGKMGFCIAEAASAWTRDVVYIRGLTQDEYSRPVGSRVISVETTLEMRKAVLEEIGPGALLIMAAAPADFRPVRSSEAKIKKEEGSEIITLELAKNPDILSSVSEKIGKENISGVVLVGFSAETHNLQEHALGKLKRKNLDYIVGNYVSREEKGFGDLDTKVIVFGKDGSEKGIGPASKEFIAGELLAYLKSR is encoded by the coding sequence ATGGAAATCGTTAAAATCATCGTGAGTTCGGGACCGACCCGGGAATGGATCGATCCGGTAAGATTCATTTCCAACGCCTCTTCCGGAAAAATGGGATTTTGCATAGCCGAGGCGGCGTCCGCGTGGACCCGCGACGTCGTCTATATCCGAGGATTGACTCAAGACGAATATTCCCGTCCCGTCGGTTCTAGAGTGATTTCGGTGGAGACGACCCTGGAAATGAGAAAGGCGGTTTTGGAAGAGATCGGTCCGGGCGCTCTTCTGATCATGGCGGCCGCTCCCGCCGATTTTCGTCCAGTTCGGAGCAGCGAAGCCAAAATAAAAAAAGAGGAAGGTTCCGAAATCATCACCTTGGAGCTTGCAAAGAATCCCGATATCCTTTCTTCGGTATCGGAAAAGATCGGTAAGGAAAATATCTCAGGTGTGGTATTAGTAGGTTTTTCCGCGGAGACCCATAATCTGCAGGAACACGCGCTCGGAAAATTGAAACGTAAAAATCTGGATTATATCGTAGGAAATTACGTGAGCCGGGAGGAGAAAGGGTTCGGCGATTTGGATACGAAAGTGATCGTTTTCGGCAAGGACGGGTCTGAAAAAGGGATCGGACCCGCTTCCAAGGAGTTCATTGCGGGCGAGCTTTTGGCGTATTTAAAAAGTCGCTAA